In Dehalococcoidia bacterium, a genomic segment contains:
- a CDS encoding MarR family transcriptional regulator: MSIDISDPTFKLWMRINLAKHMLSMERASELKPMQISPIQATTLIAIKAAQNPVNMAQLSYWLGCSPPTTTRLLDRMEKANLLERKRDGKNRKEVYVYLTDKGESVIEKVVHSQAIRDAFQVLDSDEQAQLLTSLGKVLRHIYSSNFSTLPKTR; this comes from the coding sequence ATGAGCATCGATATTTCCGACCCAACCTTCAAGCTCTGGATGCGAATTAACCTGGCCAAGCACATGCTGAGCATGGAAAGGGCTAGCGAACTCAAGCCTATGCAGATCAGCCCTATCCAGGCAACGACTTTGATAGCCATCAAAGCAGCCCAAAATCCCGTCAATATGGCTCAGTTGAGCTACTGGCTCGGGTGCAGCCCACCGACAACAACCCGGCTCCTTGATAGAATGGAGAAGGCGAACTTGTTAGAGAGAAAACGGGATGGAAAGAATCGCAAAGAAGTATACGTCTATCTCACCGACAAGGGAGAGAGTGTTATTGAAAAGGTCGTACACAGCCAGGCCATTCGTGATGCCTTTCAGGTTCTCGATTCTGATGAGCAGGCCCAATTGCTGACTTCCCTGGGAAAGGTCTTGAGGCACATATACTCCTCTAATTTTTCAACTTTGCCAAAGACGCGGTAA